The Micropterus dolomieu isolate WLL.071019.BEF.003 ecotype Adirondacks unplaced genomic scaffold, ASM2129224v1 contig_2288, whole genome shotgun sequence genome includes a window with the following:
- the LOC123964410 gene encoding YY1-associated protein 1-like, with protein METTTQTLFSLQEELQKFARRREEVFLPSSFRVCNLRGALDLLQEVEQRAEPPPAPAASGASRRWLPRMTPATNSHAFPLMPADTAWLFATRPIFLYPELLPVCSLDPALHTRHHRRVYTAGEDG; from the exons accacaacacaaacccTTTTCTCCCTCcaggaggagctgcagaagtTCGCCAGACGTCGGGAAGAGGTTTTTCTGCCCAGCTCTTTTAGAGTGTGCAACCTGCGGGGGGCGCTGGATCTCCTGCAGGAGGTGGAGCAGAGGGCGGagcctcctcctgctcctgctgccTCTGGGGCCTCCAGACGCTGGCTCCCCAGGATGACTCCTGCCACCAACA GCCACGCCTTCCCTCTGATGCCTGCCGACACCGCCTGGCTGTTCGCCACCCGACCCATCTTCCTTTACCCAGAACTACTTCCTGTCTGCAGCCTGGACCCTGCGCTACACACCCGACACCATCGGAGAGTTTACACTGCAGGAGAGGACGg